The nucleotide sequence TTCGAGGCCGACCGTACCCGGCTGGTGGAGACGATCGTCTTCAACGGCATCGTCGAGACCACCCACCCGGGCACCGGACAGGCGGTCCGGCCGTGCCTGGTGACCCTGCGAACCAGCCGGGACGCCTTCACCGCGATCAACCTGGCCAAGGTCGACCCGGCGGCCTGCCTGCGGCACCTGCGGGCCACCCTGTCGTCCCGACCGGAAGAGCTGGTCCCGGTACACCCGGTGCTGGAGTTCGACGTGGTCGACAAGCGCTTCGTCGACGAGGTGGACGTGCTGGCCGACCTGGACCAGCGGCCCAACCTGCACAAGTTGAGCCGGACCGAGTTCGAGGACCTGATCCGGAACCTCTTCGGCCGGCTCGGCCTGGAGATCCGGACGACCCGGGCGGCGCCGGACGGCGGCATCGACTGCGTCGCCTTCGACCCGCGCCCGATCTTCGGTGGCAAGGTGGTCATCCAGGCCCGGCGGCACCGGGGCACCATGGACGTCTCGGCGGTGCGGGACCTCTTCGGCACGGTGCTGGGCGAGGGGGCCACCAAGGGCATCCTGGTGACCACCAGCGGCTACGGGCCGGACTCGTTCGAATTCGCCTCCGGCAAGCCGCTTGAGCTGATCGACGGCTCCAACCTGCTGCACCTGCTGGCCGAGCACGCCGAGGTACGCGCCCGGATCGACCCGAACGAGCGCTGAGGCACCACCGGCCAGGCACGGCGGGTGGTTCAGTCGGTGCCGGCGGTGCGCCGGTCGTACGCCTCCCGGGCGGCGGCGATCGCCTGCCGGTGCCGTTCCGCCCAGCCGGTCAGCACCAGCAGCGAGTCGTAGAGTTCCCGGGCCATCTCGGTGGCGACGTACTCGACCCGGGGCGGGACGGTGGGGTAGGTGGTCCGCACCAGCAGCCCGTCGCGTTCGAGGTTGCGCAGGGTGAGGGTGAGCATCCGCCGGCTGATCCCCTCGACCGAGCGCTCCAGCTCGGTGAAGCGGACGGGGCCCCGGCTCGCCTGGATGATGATCCCGATGCTCCACTTGCCGCCGACCCGGTCCAGTACCTCGCGCACCGTGCAGGCCGGGACGTGCTCGCCGGAACAGGACTGCTGCCGATCGTCGCCGCCCACCGCCGGCCCCGGCCGCACGTCCGACCGTGCCTCCGGCCGCGCCTTCGGCTGCTCGGTCATTGGTGCGCCTCCCCCTGCTCCGGCGGCAATGGTCACACGGGGCGGTACGGCCGCCAACCCGTACCCCCTGGCTACCCGCCCCGGCGCCGGCCGACGCCGTCCGGGAAGTCACCTGGCAGTACCGGTCGTACCGGCCCGAGCGGTCGATCGCGACCGGGAGGAAGCCGCCGATCGGCAAATTGCGCGGGCGTGGACTCCGGCGGGCCGGGTAACGGTAGGCACCGAAGACGCGGACCGGCGGAAGGAGGCACGGATGCCTACCGGAACGAGCGGGCCGGGCGGCGGCCCGCCGGTGGTACTGACCGTGAACGCGGGTTCGTCAAGCCTCCGGCTCGACTACGTCCGGGCGGGCGAGGTCGTCGACGGCCTGGCCCGGGCCGAGCCACCCGGTTCGGCCGAGGGGGATCGGACGGTACGTGACTTCCTCGCCGCCCACGTCCCGCCGCACGCCGTCGGTCACCGACTGGTGCACGGCGGTGACCTGGTCCGCACCCCGACCCGGGTGGACGACACGCTCCGCGCCCAGCTCGACCAGCTGGGCACGCTCGCCCCGCTGCACCTGCCGCCCGCGCTGCACCTGCTGGACCGGATCCGGGAACAACTGCCCGGCGTGCCGCAGGTGCTCTGCCCGGACACCGCCTTCCACGCCCAGCTGCCGACCCCGGCCGCCACCTACCCGCTGCCGGCGCCGTGGCGGGAGCGCTGGGGACTGCGCCGGTACGGCTTCCACGGCCTGTCGTACTCGTACGCCCTCCGTCGCAGCGCCGAGCTGCTCGACCGGCCGGTCGGCGGGCTCCAGCTCCTGCTGGCCCACCTCGGCGGCGGCGCCTCGGTCTGCGCGGTACGCGACGGCCGCAGCCTCGACACCTCGATGGGCTTCACCCCGCTGGACGGCATCCCGATGTCGAAGCGTTCCGGGGCGGTCGACCCGGGGATGCTGCTCTGGCTGCTGGCGGACGACCGGCTCAGCCTGGCCGAGCTGTCCGAGGGGCTGAACTCCCGGTCCGGGTTGCTCGGCCTCTCCGGCGGTCGCTCCGACGACACCCGCGACCTGGTCGCCGCCGCCGGAGACGACCCGGCGGCGGCACTGGCGCTGGCGGTCTACGCCCACCGGGTACGCCGGGAACTGGCCGCCGCCGCCACCAGCCTGGACCGGCTGGACGCGCTGGTCTTCACCGGCGAGATCGGCTGGGACCAGCCCGAGGTGCGGCACGACGTCTGCGCCGGGCTCGGCCTGCTCGGCGTGACGCCGCCGCGGGGCGGCAACCCGGACGCCGACGCGATCGTCTCGGACCCCGGCGCCCTGGTGCCGGTGCTGGTCGTGCAACCACGGGAGGATCTGGAGGTCGCCGCCGAGACACTGGCGACGCTGGGCTGAGGCGGCCCCGGGACCCACCCGATCGGTCCGCCTCCGGACCCGTTCGATCGTGACGTTCGGGCCGCTCGGCTCAGGCCATCAGGCGGGTCAGGAAGTCGCCGATTCCCTGTGCGATCGCCATCAGGATCGCCCCGATCGTCTCGACGAGTTCGGCGGCACCGTCCGGCCGGAACGCGACGAAGAAAATCAGGAAACCCACGAAGAGCCAGGTAAGGACCTTCTTGGCAAGTACGGGCATGTCTCCTCCGCTGGGGCCTCCCCCGTCTCGTACGACCACTTGAAGCCCCGGTGTCACGAGAGCTGGCGTACTCCGGCGATCGAGTGCTCGCATCCCCGTCCGGACCGACCCCAAACGACGCACGCGCTCCCGGCCCGGAGCAGCGTCCGACGAGCCCCCGTGCCGACTGTCGGAACAGTGGCGACTCGTTCCATAATCGCTCATTTCGTCGTTTAAACGGATAGAATCCTGATGTCCTCGCCGGCCTCCGCTCTCGGGCAGGTCCAGGGAGCCAGGTCCAGCGAGCCGGACGATTCATCGGATGGAGGCAGGTTGACCAGCCCGTCCGGTCGGCCGGACGTCCTGCGCGGGCCGGAGGATTCCCGGGTCACCACCATCGAACTCTTCTTCGACGTGGTCTACGTGCTCGCCGTGACCCAGTTGACCGAACTGCTGCTGCACCGGCTGCACCCGGCCGGCGCCGCCGGGGCCGCCGTGCTGCTGCTCGCCGTCTGGTGGGCCTGGGTGGACACCGCCTGGATCACCAACTGGTTCGACCCGGACCAGCCGCGGGTACGGGTCCTCCTGATCGCGCTGATGGGGATCAGCCTGGTGATGTCCTCGGCGGTGCCCGAGGCGTACGGAGACCGGGGGCTCTGGTTCGCCGTGGCGTACGTGGCGCTGGCGGTGGGGCGTACGGTCTTCGTCGCGTCGGCCCTGACCCCACGCTCCAACCTGCACCGCAACTTCCAGCGGGTGCTGGTCTGGCGGATCTCTTCCGCGCCGCTCTGGCTGGCCGGCGGCTTCGCATCCGGTCCGCTCCGGCTCGGCCTGTGGGTGGCCGCGGTGGTCCTGGACACCAGCGCGGCCGCCTGCGACTTCTACGTGCCGGGGTGGGGCCGGTCCAGACCGACGGAGTGGGCGATCCACGGTTCGCACCTGGCCGAGCGGGCCCGGCTATTCGTGATCATCGCGCTGGGCGAGTCCATCCTGGTCACCGGCACCGACTTCGGCGCCCTGCGGCACGGCTGGACTCCTCTCGCCGCGCTGGTCAGCGCCTTCCTCGGCACCGTGGCGTTGTGGTGGATCTACTTCGACCGCAGCGCCGAGGCGGCCCGGTCCGTCATCGTCGCGGCCGAGGAGCCGGGCCGGCTCGGCCGGTCGGCGTACACCTATCTGCACATCCCGATGGTGGCCGGCATCATCGTCACCGCGGTCGGGGACGATCTCACCCTGCACGAGCCGACCGGGACGGCCGACGTGGCGGTGATCAGCACCGTACTCGGTGGCCCGGTGCTCTTCCTGGCCGGTTTCCTGCTGTTCAAGAGGGCGATCCTCGGCATACGCTCCCGCGTCCTCCTCGTCGCGGTCGTCGTGCTGGTCGCGCTCGGCCCGCTCGGACCGCTGCTGAGTCCGCTGGCGCTCTCCGCGGTGGCGACCGCGGTGGTCGCGACGGCGGTCGCCCGCAGCGCACTGCTCGCCGCCCGGCGAACCGCCCGGGATACCGGGACCGGGACCGGGACCGGGACGGGGAACGGTCGGCCGGCGCCGTAAATTTCGGGATCCGGCACCCCGTCCTGACCTGCGATCCTCTCGCTCTGTCAGCGCTCACTTCTCGCACCGACTGTGGATGACCTGGTGGAAGCCGGTGTTCCGCGCTCACCGATTGCGCGGTAACACTCCGGAACCGTTCCGGAAACATTGACCCTCCGAGATGACTACTGTAAAACTATAAATCCATTAAGGTCGATTTGACACCACACCGCCCGTCAGAGATCGCGCGGCGGACACAGGTGACTTCGACCCTCGCACACCGTGCCGCCCGGACGGATCCATCACCATGTGCCCGTCCGGCCACTCGCCAGAAAGGGCAGAGATGACCAGGAGTTCCACCGACGGCGCCAAAAGCCCGAGACGGCGCCACCGGACCCGACTCGCGCTCGTCCTCGGCATGGTCGGCATGCTCGCCACCGCCGGTGCCATCGTGCTGCCCAACACCGCCAGCGCCGCCAGCACCCTGGGCGCCTCCGCCGCCGAGCGGGGCGGCCGGTACTTCGGCACCGCCGTGGCGGCGGGCAGGCTCAACGACAGTGCGTACACGACCATCCTGAACCGCGAGTTCAACCAGATCACGGCCGAGAACGAGATGAAGATCGACGCCCTGCAACCACAGCAGGGCCGGTTCTCCTACGGGACCGCGGACCAGATGGTCCAGTACGCCCGCAGCCGGGGCTGGCAGGTACGGGGCCACACCCTGGCCTGGCACGCCCAGCAGCCGGGCTGGATGCAGAGCATGTCCGGCAGCACCCTGCGCCAGGCCATGGTCAACCACATCACCCAGGTCGCCACCCACTTCCGCGGCCAGATCGCGTGGTGGGACGTGGTGAACGAGGCGTTCGCCGACGGCGGCAGCGGTGGCCGCCGCGACTCCAACCTCCAGCGCACCGGCAACGACTGGATCGAGGCCGCCTTCCGGGCCGCGGACGCCGCCGACCCGAACGCGCAGCTCTGCTACAACGACTACAACATCGACAACTGGAACGACGCCAAGACCCAGGGCGTCTACCGGATGGTCCAGGACTTCAAGTCCCGGGGTGTACCGATCGACTGCGTCGGCCTCCAGTCGCACTTCACCGGCGGCTCGAACTACCCGAGCAACTACCGCACCACGCTGTCCAGCTTCGCCGCCCTCGGCGTCGACGTGCACATCACCGAGCTGGACATCCGCAACGCGCCGTCCGACGCGTACCGGAACGTGACGAACGACTGCCTCGCGGTCTCCCGCTGCAAGGGCATCACGGTGTGGGGCATCCGCGACTCGGACTCGTGGCGGTCCGGCGAGAGCCCGCTGCTGTTCAACGGCAGCGGCCAGAAGAAGGCGGCGTACGACGCGGTGCTCGCCGCGCTGAACAACGGCACCACCCCGCCCACCGGCAACCCGACCACTCCGCCGGGCGGCAGCGGCTGCACCACCTCGGTAACCGCCGGCACCGTCTGGGGCGACCGCTACAACACCTCGGTCACGGTCAACGGCGCCAGCAGCTGGACCGTGGTGGTGGCGGTCACCTCGCCGCAGTCGATCAGCACCACCTGGAGCGGCAGTGCCAGCCTGAGCAGCAACAACACCGTGTTGACGATGCGTTCCAACGGCAGCGGCAGTACGTTCGGCTTCACCACGATGATGAACGGCAACTCCAGCGCCCGACCGCAGATCCGATCCTGCACCGCCGGGTAACGACCGACGGTCCCGCCGGCCCGTGTGGTGGTCCCGCACCGCACGGGCCGGCGGTCACCCGCCCGCCGCTGCCGTCCCGTGCTGCTGTCCGGTACGGAGTCAGCCGGTACGGAGTCTCGCCCGCCACGGATGGACCGGGTGCACCAGGGTCAGTGCGTCGTCGAGCCAGCGCCGGGCGGCATCGTCCAGCAGCGGCAGTGCGGTGGCGAAGTCCGCCTCGTCCTTCGTCCGGACGGCCTTCGCCTTGAACAGCAGCACCACCTCCGGCGCCAGGTACGGGACGCCAGCCGGATCGTGCCGGACGATCTCGGCGTACGGGCGGCGGATCCGCTCGTCGCGCCGGCAGATCCAGACCTCCCCGTCGTGCGGCTCACGGAACACGTCCACCCGCCACCGCCCGATCGCCCGCTCGTAGGCCCAGGTCTGGTGGCTGGTCCGCATCGACTCGGAAGTCAGCGAGATCAGCCGGCCGTCGTGCGGTACGGCGAAGTCACAGTCGGCGAAACGTTGCCGCACCTCGTCGAACCGGTCCGCCGGGATGGCGATCTCCAGGTCGTCGTGCGGCCGGGAGGGTTCACCACGGCACAGGTCGATTGCCCAACCCGCCGCGACGCACCAGGGCACGTCCAGGCCGGCCAGCCGGTCGGCGACCACGGCCGGAGGCCAGGGCTGCCAGGCGTCCACGTCCGGCATCATCGCCCGACGGTAACCGATGCCCGCCCGTCCGCCCCCGGCACGGCCGGGTCAGGCCGACTGCCGGCGGACCAGATGGGTGTCCAGGAAGACGGCCGGCGAGGGAATCTCGTCGCCCCGGATCTGCGCCACCAGCAGGCGCGCCATCTCCGTGCCCATCGTGATCACGGGCTGGTGCACCGAGGTCAGCGGCGGGTTCGCGTGCAGCGCCAGCGAGGAGTCCTCGTAGCCGACCACCGCCACGTCCTCCGGGATGCGCCGGCCGGCCTCGTGCAGCGCCTTCATCACCCCCAGCGCCATCAGGTCGGAAGCGGCGAAGACCGCGTCCAGGTCGGCCCGACGCTCCAACAGTCGGCGCATCGCCGCGAGGCCGCTGTTCGCGCTGAAGTCGCCGTACTCGATGAGGTCTTCGCGGACCGGGCGGCCATGCGCGGCGAACGCCTCCCGGTAACCGACCAGCCGGGTCACCCCGGCGCCCATGTCCTGCGGCCCGGCCACCGTGGCGACCGCCCGCCGGCCGATCCCGAGCAGGTACTCGACCGCCTGCCGGGCACCGCCCGCGTTGTCGACGTCCACGAAGTACGCCGGTTGGGCGTCCGCGGCGAGCATCCGGGCCGGACGTCCACCCAGGACGGTCGGCAGTCCGCGTCGCATCAGCAGGCCGGGCAGCGGATCCGCGTCGTGCAGCGAGATCAGCATCACCCCGTCGACGTGCTGGTCGGTGAGCTGGTCCTCCATCTTCTCCCGCCCGCCGGGCGACTGGATCCAGGAGAGCCAGAGTTGCAGCGGGGTGTCGGCCAGGCCGGCGCTGACCCCCCGGGCGATACCGGCGAAGAACGGCTCGCCGAAGGCCCGCTCACCGGACTCGGAGATGACGAGCGCGACCGAGTCGGTCCGCTGGGTGACCAGAGCCCGGGCGGCAC is from Micromonospora sp. WMMD1102 and encodes:
- a CDS encoding helix-turn-helix domain-containing protein — encoded protein: MTEQPKARPEARSDVRPGPAVGGDDRQQSCSGEHVPACTVREVLDRVGGKWSIGIIIQASRGPVRFTELERSVEGISRRMLTLTLRNLERDGLLVRTTYPTVPPRVEYVATEMARELYDSLLVLTGWAERHRQAIAAAREAYDRRTAGTD
- a CDS encoding endo-1,4-beta-xylanase → MVGMLATAGAIVLPNTASAASTLGASAAERGGRYFGTAVAAGRLNDSAYTTILNREFNQITAENEMKIDALQPQQGRFSYGTADQMVQYARSRGWQVRGHTLAWHAQQPGWMQSMSGSTLRQAMVNHITQVATHFRGQIAWWDVVNEAFADGGSGGRRDSNLQRTGNDWIEAAFRAADAADPNAQLCYNDYNIDNWNDAKTQGVYRMVQDFKSRGVPIDCVGLQSHFTGGSNYPSNYRTTLSSFAALGVDVHITELDIRNAPSDAYRNVTNDCLAVSRCKGITVWGIRDSDSWRSGESPLLFNGSGQKKAAYDAVLAALNNGTTPPTGNPTTPPGGSGCTTSVTAGTVWGDRYNTSVTVNGASSWTVVVAVTSPQSISTTWSGSASLSSNNTVLTMRSNGSGSTFGFTTMMNGNSSARPQIRSCTAG
- a CDS encoding low temperature requirement protein A, coding for MTSPSGRPDVLRGPEDSRVTTIELFFDVVYVLAVTQLTELLLHRLHPAGAAGAAVLLLAVWWAWVDTAWITNWFDPDQPRVRVLLIALMGISLVMSSAVPEAYGDRGLWFAVAYVALAVGRTVFVASALTPRSNLHRNFQRVLVWRISSAPLWLAGGFASGPLRLGLWVAAVVLDTSAAACDFYVPGWGRSRPTEWAIHGSHLAERARLFVIIALGESILVTGTDFGALRHGWTPLAALVSAFLGTVALWWIYFDRSAEAARSVIVAAEEPGRLGRSAYTYLHIPMVAGIIVTAVGDDLTLHEPTGTADVAVISTVLGGPVLFLAGFLLFKRAILGIRSRVLLVAVVVLVALGPLGPLLSPLALSAVATAVVATAVARSALLAARRTARDTGTGTGTGTGNGRPAP
- a CDS encoding LacI family DNA-binding transcriptional regulator, whose product is MRSHSRDLGRPTLSEVAARAGVGRGTASRVVNNSSQVSPTVRAAVLAAVRELGYVPNRAARALVTQRTDSVALVISESGERAFGEPFFAGIARGVSAGLADTPLQLWLSWIQSPGGREKMEDQLTDQHVDGVMLISLHDADPLPGLLMRRGLPTVLGGRPARMLAADAQPAYFVDVDNAGGARQAVEYLLGIGRRAVATVAGPQDMGAGVTRLVGYREAFAAHGRPVREDLIEYGDFSANSGLAAMRRLLERRADLDAVFAASDLMALGVMKALHEAGRRIPEDVAVVGYEDSSLALHANPPLTSVHQPVITMGTEMARLLVAQIRGDEIPSPAVFLDTHLVRRQSA
- a CDS encoding acetate kinase; protein product: MPTGTSGPGGGPPVVLTVNAGSSSLRLDYVRAGEVVDGLARAEPPGSAEGDRTVRDFLAAHVPPHAVGHRLVHGGDLVRTPTRVDDTLRAQLDQLGTLAPLHLPPALHLLDRIREQLPGVPQVLCPDTAFHAQLPTPAATYPLPAPWRERWGLRRYGFHGLSYSYALRRSAELLDRPVGGLQLLLAHLGGGASVCAVRDGRSLDTSMGFTPLDGIPMSKRSGAVDPGMLLWLLADDRLSLAELSEGLNSRSGLLGLSGGRSDDTRDLVAAAGDDPAAALALAVYAHRVRRELAAAATSLDRLDALVFTGEIGWDQPEVRHDVCAGLGLLGVTPPRGGNPDADAIVSDPGALVPVLVVQPREDLEVAAETLATLG